The window CAATCTAGTAGATCCTATATCGGGTAAAAGGATCATGACGCCTGGAGGAGATGAATCACCAAGTAGGCATGACCACAGTGAATGCACGCCTACCCCCATGGATGAAAAGATATTtgaaagaagtaaaaatgaaaattctgTGCTCAACATGACCAGTATTCATAGGGAGATTAACGTCGACCTTACGAGTACCGAAGAGGAGACACAAAAGGGAAATCCAGAAATAATTCCCCCAGAAgggaataaattaaaaatttttaaaaattattcacaCTACGAAATTATGAATGTTTTGTGCAGTAATTTCGATAAGGAAAGATCTTCAGAGTATTCACTATACCCAGCTGATGTACCCcgaagtgagaaaaaaatgaacgatgATAAAAATCTAAATGAAGAGAACGAATCGGTGAAGGTAAAAATATCCACGCATGATGATCTGCACCCACCCTCAACTGACCATTCCCAAATAGTTACCCATTCAGGGAATACCAACAGCTccaccaaaaaaaagaaagaaattctACAACTACTTTTACGGAACGTAGAAACAAAGGAACTAGATGATATAGAGaaaaatttatcatttttgaaaagaatGCAACAATATTTCTATCAGAAATATATTAACATAAAATTCCCGGATGACTCCAATGACTATCACTATTATATACACCTCGACTGGTTTAACAAATTGAAGGCCTTTATCTTCACTCCAAATGGCGAATTCCCAGGATGTATCACAAACTATAAATTATATAACGCAGAGGAGTCAGACAACGAGTCGTTCAGTTCCTACATGTTGAACaaaaaacacatgaaaaggaatttgaaggaggggaaagatTATATATGCACCAATCAGTACATGTGGAGATTTCTACACTTCATGTTCAGAGGTGGACCATGTATTAAACGAAATAGCAATAATATTTATGACCGCTATGTCCCCATTTCAAATTCTGACctaatgaataaaaatattatctaTTTGATGGAGCCAAAATATGTggataatttattttccacttttaacTATTCAAAAGAGGAGCAACGGGGCGACACCACTCATTCAGGAAGCAGCTTAGACGGTGCGCAGAATTCACTTGTCGGTGGAGTATCACCAAGTGTTATTTCTTCTCCGTCTTCGCCGATCACTGCTCAGGCTGCTTCCGCCGGTGAAGCAGTTAGAGAGAATCGCACCAAACAGTGCGCACATAATTATTATGAATTCTTGCACTTTTATGGgctgaaggaaaaggaatatagctcttccttttttctggaGTATGATGAATCTAATCGAAGAagtatgaacaaaatgataaatttgaaaaataaaaattcgtATGAAAGTGTGTACTCATTTTATTCAAATGAAAATGACACCCTCAGCGACAGTGCCATTGTGCATGAAGACCATGGTAACAATACAAAATGTAACCTCAGTGAATTAtccgaaaaggaaaacccttcagagaaggaaaagaatgatAATAATTTCAGTGTATTTTCTGGTCCGAATGGGACTGGAGTCACATCTCTGGAAAACGTGCATGTGAATGTGAACGTGGGGCGCGCAGTATTTCCGCCCACACACCTCGCAAGGAAGTTGTGCGACAACGTAAGGAGCACCGCTCTGGGTGATAACGACGGTAATAGTAACGAAAATGGCGGTAGTAGTAGCGGACACCGTGGTAGTGCTGACGGAAAAGAAGGCACTAACAACGGAAACGGCTGCACCAACAACAATAACAGCAGCAACAGTAATAACGGTAATAACAGTAACAACAGTAATAGCAGTAACAACagtaacaacaataataacagtaacaacaataataacagtaacaacaataataacagtaacaacaataataataacaatgataaggacaaaaataatgacagtaataataatgaggAAAACGCTAAAGAGGAAGACCCGCAAGAGGACCCAAAGGAGcgcgaagaggaaaaacaggAAAGTACGGGGGAAGCGATCCCCCCGAGAGATGTGAAGACAGAGAACGAGTCCAACAACGCCACCTCCTACTTCGGCCCCAAGGCAAACATTAAGGTGCCTACCATTTTAAGCGGCAACTGTACCTACACAAAAAGTAACGCAAGTAAAGacaacaataataaaagTGGAAACCCAAGTGATAATCAGCCTAGCACTTCTACCAAGGCTATTTTAAACTCTCCTCCAAAGAAGAACTCCTTAGGTTGCCATTCCTCAAACGGAAACGAAATTTACAAGTCCTGCGAAGAGTACAATGCTGACAATGGGGACGAGGCATCCAGCAATGGCTATTTAACCAGCACCGAGACGGAATCCAAGGGGACAACGGACAACAGCGTTAAAAGTGCAACCAGTTCACCGAAAGATAAAGATGAGCCAAAGGAGGGTGCAGGAAATGGACCAATttgtaaaggggaaaataagcAGAGGAGGGGTAGTCATAGCAATGCCAATGGGGATATCCCCAAAATTGTCTCCACGGAAAAAAACGGTGTTACTGTCGATGAAAAAAGGgctaaaaggaaagaatacgAACAGAATTTTAATGCAAACAAACAGCCAACCAATGGCGGTTCTAACAGGGTCTTGGACAGATTAAATACTGCGCTGGACAACGCGAATTTAATGCTGAAGGAATATAGTAGCTATTCCAGCAACAGCAGTAGCTATCGTGGGAGTAGCCGCGGGAGTAGCATCGAAAGTAGCCAGAACAACAGCAGCAGCGCTAGCAACAGTGGTAGCAACAGTGAAAGGAGCAATTTTAGCATTCGCAATCGTCCCGTTCCGAACCGCAATATGTACCAGGATAAAGaacgaatgaaaaatattttattagGAAGTAATCCTAAGAGAGAAAGTGAATTCAACAATAACAGCCTTAGTATGATAACGACGAAGGAACAACCAGCCGGACTAGTTAATTACTCTGCCACGTGTTACATCAATGTTGTTCTCCAATGTCTAGCCGTTCAATTCAAATTAATATATACCCTACAAAATTACGTAAACGTGAAATACAAGAATTTAAATATTTCTAGTGAAGACACAGACAATATGAACTCCTCAtttataaacaaaaatttcttcaccaATAGTATCCCATTTAACCTCTttggaaataataataaaaaaaaagatgaagatCTCTTGCTATCTTTATCCAATAAATTATTTCAGTTAAGTAAAATGCAcaataaaggaaaagttatCAATGTTAATAAGTTACTAAATTTGCTAAATGATAAATATTCATACCTCTTTGAATATAATGAACAACAAGATTGCCatgaatttcttcttctcctttttgattTTATTCACAATATGATGAAGGTAGTTGATGAATCGGTCgacaaaaataacaaaattgatTACTGCTTGAAGAAAGAACAATCCATTATCTCAGATTtatttttaggtttaatagaagaaaaaatttcctgtTCTCAATGTAGCTATGTAAACTATGTGTACCAGCCTGTGTACAACTTAAGTGTTaatgtatttaaaaaaaatgcagagaataatttaaatgataatttggtggaatattttaaaaaggaggaagtaaattCTACATgcgaaaaatgtaaatgcaaaaaaatgtttaaacaCTCCTGTGTGTATAAACAGCCCAATGTTCTCATCGTTCATTTGATTCGTTTGTTGGAGGATGGATCCAAAATCGACAACCCTATAAAATTCGACCTGAACGATTTTACCGTACAAAAcgttttgaagaaaaagaatggacAATTTATTGAAAACCCTAGGAAGTACAGCTTATTTGGAGTTATAGTTCATCGCGGATTGAACTCGAACTATGGTCATTACATCTGCTACACCAAGAGGAAACACTCCAATGGGGCCACTGTGGTATGATTGGGAAGTCAAACAAGCGCCAACAATTGTGCATGCAGGCGCCATCTACGTATCTACATAggtacatatgtgcacacatatcCAATTGAGCTTTCCCCGTTTTATCaacccctcttttttttttttttttttttttttttttagtggtACAAGTTCGATGACAGCATAGTGACCGTCGTGGACGTTTCGGAAGTGGAGTCTGCCAAAGCATATTGTCTGTTCTACGAAGCTGTTAATTAAGTGAAGTGAAGCGTTAACCCTTTCTTCCATTAAGAAGATATCTTCCTCCCAGTGCTCCTCTCTTTTCGTGCTATGTACattgttgtgttgtttttttttttatagtcCTATGGTTAGCCGGCTCCGTTTCTAGGAAGCAGTGCAGCCACGCCTCAGCAGCGCATTCCCATCGCCGCTCTACCGTTTTAATGACCCCtctccccccaaaaaaaactCTTCCCATCACGtcgttttatttattcccccccccccctatttttgtttataaaACGTACAGTTGTTTTAGGTGCACTTCCCTACCTGTCATATGACACCTCTTAActccctttatttttaatttatatttcaATGTATTTCACTCGAACCGCAtgttcaacttttttttttttttttttttatcactttATTTGAATCCTCCCCCTAATAATGATTTTCGATAATCCCCATCAGGGGTTGCGTGTGTGCAAATGGTGGCCACGGATTGTGCCAAAAATGAAGTACTGAAAAAGTGTTCTTCTAAAAATGGCAACTTTGTTGTagactttaaaaaaaatgtatatatatgaaaaagagAGGTACACGTCgctgaggaaaaaaaaaaaaaatgcactagcgcattttgaaaaaaaaacatcgcAAAGCGAGACCATGGGGTACAGCAAAGCACAATAATGTGACTCTGTACTGCTCTGCCGATGCAATGCTtaacttgaaaaaataagaggAAAGACAACTTGCTATTCGCCAAAAAAAACGATTATCATTAATACATACACGTTGAAAAATTTTGCACGCGcgcaaaaaatgcacacagtGGTACGCCTTCCTGTTTGGAAtaacttggaaaaaataatttcactGATATGAAGAAAGGGGGAATCcctttgtaaaaataaaaaaataaaataaaaagcacaCGATCTACTTGAGTAGTGTGTGGAAGGCGCATCACCCTTTTTCccgtttctccattttgtttaaCCCATGCTAGCTCAATAAATCAATTTCTCATTCACGTTCTCGTTGAAACTCTCGTTAATATTTCCCATGTTCatgttttcttcattcatgtcgttttcttcatcctcctcgtCGCCTTTTTTCGCCTTCACGTTCACCTTTATGAGGTCCCTAAATATTTTGGAGAACTTAAAATGCGGCATATGGCTACTTTCTATATGAATGTCTTCCTTTGTTCGCATATTTTTaatgcaccttttttttctaaaaatgtTGTAATACATTCCAAATTTgtgaatataaattttttcattattttccaGGTGTTTGTATATGTTGTCAAATATTccgttcataattttctccactgTCTTTTTGCTTTCCTTTGTTTCCATGGAGACTTCCTCAATTATCTGCTTCTTCGTAATGGCCTGCAgaagtgtgtgtgtgtttgtggggggaaggacaaaaagggaacagatgaaaggggggaaatacgaaacaggagaaaaaaaaaagattgtaTACTAAAAAGGGGCACATAACTGTCGAGACAAATAAAACACAAAATGGTGTAGTAAAGCTACTGCACAtggtagtaaaaaaaaacgggttAACAGTACaacatttacaaaaaaggcaACGAAATGAACTGAATAGTTATCCCACAACGTGCAGAACTAACGCTGTAACCCCGTAAGAAtgctcttttccatttttacctgCGAAATGGGAACCTTGGAGGAGCTCTGGTATAGCGCATTCTTATTGTACGTGTTATTGACCCCCAGTTTGTTGTTGATAATATTATTCTTGTGGACATTAATGAAAGCTCGGCGTGAATAAACAAACTCAAAGGCGAAGAAGAGCAAACACCATAttctgtacattttttctgaacaacCGTTTTTAGATTTTATATACCTTACTGTGCTGAGCAGGCGCGTACCTAGGCaggcacatacatatatgcgtatgcacgtacaaatatatacatacaaagcacatatatacatgcatatatacccCCGTGCGTACGTTTATACTCCTATTCTTCGatataaacatacatatgcgtaATATTTCTTACGAACTCATTATAGTGGCAActatttgggggggggaaaaaaaaacaggcaTATGAATCTTCCGCCCACGTTCTCCtaaggttctttcctcttcaatCTTGTTAATACATACGTTTGCGGATGTGTTTAGTCAAAAAATAAGGGCAGAACGGCACATTATTGTATACATgtaaaatgtacaaatgaaaTGCCTACTTATTCAGaaggtacataaaaaaagctcacatgcaaaaatatacttttaaaaaaaaaaaaagaactaaaCTCAAGGGGGATTTGCAATATCTGGATCAACCGTAACCATTTTACAAGCTTAACAAGTGTTAACAATAAAATGTTTTGCTTTATTCACGCTCTGTGTGTATTCTTATTTtcacaagggaaaaaaatggaaaagataaaaaaaaaaaaaaaaaaaaaatacccatTTTACTTTTCACTTTCATTTCGGTTCACTtgttctttattccttcattttttacgtttttgcTCCTAGAAATGGGCACCATGCTTTTTACACTTTCTTGTTTCCCCCGTTTTTGTGCCACAAATAGTTACACAATTAACGTTCTTTCAAGTGGGGCACTTCAAGAAGGGCCCTTTGCGCGCCCTAATGTATTAACACAGCTTAGCTCAGTTTTACGgagttttgtttttttcgtccaTGCATATATCCCTGCCTGTTGGCTACTTTCTGAGAGTGCTGCAGCgcgaaaaagaatttttctttattattattttatttctttattattattttatttatttatttattattatttttttttctttaattcacCTCGTGGAACAAAGGAATGCTTTAAAATGAACGGGAAaaacatttcccccttttggtaCATATGTTATCGCAACGCAAAGGAGGTAATGctgaaattattattttctcaGTTACGCTGATTCCCGCACAAACGGGTACAAAGAATGGTCCTATTCTTAATGCCTcgctttttaattatatccGGCGTGGGAATGCACACTACGTGTGTTAAACGTGTGCTAGCTTTCACCTTTAGGGGAACTTATCCGACGCAAATTCACAGCCATATATGtcacttcttttatttaaaacGGATAAAAAACTCGCCTTCGCactggcatttttttttttttcactccctTATTTGTGGCGCAAAAAGAACGTTCATTTGAGTTACTTCAACTGTAAGGGTCACCACACTGTCCGCAGCAATAGCCACATAACACCAGCACACAGTTGTGGTTAGAGGTTTACCTCCCTCGACGCCAACTCTTTTTATGCGCAAAGCATTGGTAAGATATCACCATAACATTCTCCCATCCCCAATTGTAACACTATACACCTTTTACAAACTTTTCAAGTGAACAAATTTAAGGGAATATAAGAATGAGATTCGCAACTTTGTACAAACATTCatctttttaacaaaatatgCCTTTCGAATGTTacggaaaaatgtaaaaattttatctttttaatGTAATACACCTAGCGTACTTGTGCAGAAAataggatatatatatatacatatatatatttttttaactgagAAGTAAACATCGTGGCTAATAAGGGGCATAGTTTCTCTTAATTATGTCGGTGGATAGGGCGATGTATCATGCGTTAATTTTTCTGTCTACCAGTTGATAGCTCGCATATTTTCTGTAACGCTGCATTGGTGAGATATACCCCCGGATGGGCTCATCGGAACGCGTCGCATGGATACTGTTTACGCACATGTAAAGATACATATGTACCTGTGCCCATGGGCACTCCGCAAAACATGACACCTCGTGCAGTGCTTCCCTACGTTGTCTTCATTAAAAGTACATTTCGTGTCCCCTCAATTTCTGTCTTTTTTCGCCCCTCCCTTTTGTTCGTTCTCCATCGTATGCTACAATTAACACATAGAAAGCATAATTGGACAAGGAAAAGTACCCCGCGTTATGACGTAGGATCCGTTTTtatttaccccttttttaaaaggacCTTATACTGTGGGTAACCTTAATCCGTGAAGCATAACATTGTAAATATTCgcgcataaaaaatatatttaaccACGTTTGCACACTCCCCCTCAACTCTTCCCACATTGTAccatcttttattttttccatcatttcACGAATGTATCATTGGTAAATTACTTACACGCTCAttcgtatttttattatacttATAATTATCGTTCGGTACACACATTTTCctcgcactttttttttttttttcttttttttttttaaatccccatttttttttgcatagtTTTGATTTCGCAACTTTCGTTTATTTATCGTTgatgtgaaaaaatttaaaagatgGTCTGTGTCTAATCTTTTTcacattaacaaaaaaaaaaaaaaaaaaaaaaaaaaaaaacgagagGTAAATAAGGAACATATAAACaaaacgagaaaaaatgcaatttaGCGAATTCTTATGACCCTATTTTATAACGAAAAACTTACATGTGATAATAGCAAAAATGGGTGTAAAGTTtcgagaataaaaaaggaaagcagtATCGTCAATTGGCATACATTCCACAAATATTTTCTCAGCAGTAGTTtacttttttgaaaaaagaaaaaaaaattttaaatgatatATATAGCACAATGAGCAAGCGcatgtaaaaggaaaaaggcaaaaaggaaagagctgtttttattttattattttattttcttttcttttttcagtCGAATAACTATATTTTAAAAGCACTCGCGTAACCTTTGCCTTACTCCTTTGGTATTTTTCCGTACAGGTATGTATTATTGCATTACCTTGGGGGGCATTTTTCATGACATATTTTAACCGCGCACTTTACCGCCCATTTTGCTGCCTATTCTCCCCCCTTCCGCAGCATATCATAAGCTAAAAACATAGCAAACACATAAcacagaaggaaagaaaaacagaagaGAGAACCTTTCGTACATAAGCATATACGCGTCGAGTTAGCCCTATTACGAAATTTACGAATGTATAAAAATTCACTTTCCCTATTTTAAACCGCTCAAACAGTAACCAAAAAACGGACCACATTTATTGATGTAAAATTCAAAATGAGCGAAAACGAGTAAGTTTCATGATAAGCCAAAACGTCCAAATGGCTGAGAGGGGAGAATTTACATTCCTAAGCAAGGAGTTATACGTCcataaaaatgtgcatatgaaaaaaaatacaccaaACGGAATGGGTAACACCTTGTACACGCATCTCTATGATAGTTGAATTTGCACATccgttttaaaaatattttccaaatgttCTATATGAATGGGTAGAATATGTCCAGTGTATTTTTCTGATATACGTgctacccttttttttatgggtACATTTTTGAGGCATTACTTTGCTGGTGAGGAAAGGGATGTTTCTGCAGGAAGATTCTCCTCCCACCAGACTTGCAGCACGCGTCAACAGACGCTACTTCGTAGGAAGGCACGTCCACACAGTGGTGTCCCTTCACAGTTGTTCAGCTTCACAGTTATTCTCCTCCACAGTTGTTCTCCTCCACAGTTGTTCAGCTTCACAGTTGTTCTCCTCCACAGTTGTTCTCCTCCACAGTTGTTCTCCTCCACAGTTGTTCTCCTCCACAGTTATTCTCCTCCACAGTTGTTCCCCTCCACAGTTATTCTCCTCCACAGTTATTCTCCTCCACAGTTGTTCCCCTCCACAGTTATTCTCCTCCACAGTGATGTTACTTATCCGCCACGCCACCCCCTCCCTTTGCAGCCTCCTCTTCCGCATCAGCCAAATAACGACCTACGTGAGCAAATGGATAATCAAGGCCAAAGTCGTGAACAAGACGAAGCTGTCCACAttcaaaaacaacaacagcTTCTTCAGCATAGATGTGACGGATGTACACGGAGACTCCATCTCGTGCAAATTTTGGGGGAGCTCGGCGGACAAATGGTTCAACAACattgaaatgaaaaaagtttatatattttccaagGGTAGGGTTTCTATTGCTAACCCTAAGTACAACACGGTAAAGCACAAGTACGAACTGACGTTTAACGAGGATAGCGAAATTCATGAAGTGAAAGATgatggagaaataaaaatacaaaaaaaaatttcgctAGTTAATTTAAGGGACATAAAAATAGCAACAAAGGAAACCCCATTCACAGCAGATTTGATAGGGATAGTTAAGCATATTGGAACCGTAAGCAATTTAAAGACAAAACAAGGAAATGATATAGCGAAGCAAAACATTATCATCGTTGACGACACGAAACACTCCTTCGAAATAGCCTTCTGGGACAGCAACGTAAATTTAATCAAAGatgaaataaaggaaaacgaaatttATATCTTTACAAACATAAATATACGAAATTGGAATGACATGAAAAATGGGACTTTTGGCGTCACAAGTTCGattgaaaaaatagaaaacttaaatgaagaattaaaagCCAAATGTACAATGATATCAGAATGGTATAatacaaatggaaaatatgaacagttcacCAACATGAGGAATATATTATCCAATGATGTCAGCCAAATTCCTGAAAAGCATTACGCCTTAAGTGATGTAAATGATGTTTTAGCAAAAATTTCTGGTACATACACACTCGTAGGAAGAgttaaaagaatatattggaagagcaaagaaaatgaacatCGATTTTACTATCCTGCTTGCagcaaatgtaaaaaaaaattattgtcAAGTGGACAAGAGAATGTCACAGATAATGATTATGAAACAAATgcaaatgatgaagaaggtATTGTCTATTCTTGTATGAATTGTGATGAAAACAATGTTAAGCCTTATTATAACTACACCTTTAACTTCCTATTTATGGATTTCTCTGGATCTATGAATATACGGGTTTTCTCCGATGAAGGGTATAATTTATTGGGGAAAAAAGCAGAAGAGTTAAAAGGTCTAGATGAAGATAACCTAAATTACCTCTTCAATTACGATTTCTTATATAAGGAGTACAAGGTTGTTGTTAGGGTTAACCAAAGATTGTACAACGGAATAGAGCGCGTCAACTTTACCgccataaaaattttcccaCAAAAACATTCAGACATCTCCTACTTGCTGAACGAAATTCAGCTACTAATTTCCAAGGACAATACGCCTAATAAGAATAAGAGGGCCCTAAATGATGACTCTCAAGACGCCAAGAAACAGAAAGTATGATAATGCTGTAATGTAATGTAGTGGTGTGGGAGGAAATGACACATCAAGGGAGTTCCTCTTCCCAGGGGTGCACAACGCTAGACCACACAGTGCACCAGAGGAAGAGGCAAAttaacaaagaagaaaattatacaACTACGTCGTCCACCTCCAGTTACCAACCTCACACGGAGGAACAACAGCAGTGTCTACTTTCTTTCATAACCACTTTTACACCTGTTCTCTAAGCGTGTGCCCCCTATGcgtattaaaaaattatcactccatttgaattttaaaaaataagaaagtcTTCTCTTCTGTACAAAAGGGATGACCTCTTCTTTTCATATAAAAAGgtacattattttattttattttttttattaacttcGAAATATTTCGTGTAAATACCTCGTAAGCCTTattcacttttctttttctttttaaatattattgattgataaaagaaagaaaataggGGTGGTGGATGTAAATGACAGAGTAATTAAAAACGACAAaggtgttttattaaattaattatGTATACTATGTAAGCGGGTAAGTTGACACGGCTCTGCCCGGCTGGGCGCAGCTTGCCCATCGGTTCTTCGTCACGCATGGAAACTCAATGCACGACAATGTTCACGCCTCATAGGTATCACTTGTTTTAATTCGACTGTTCGCTAGATCACACTTATCGGAAATCTGCTCATATATCCCGAAGaaggctaaaaaaaaaaaaaaaaaaaaaaaaaaaaaaggggggaaagaatgGATTTGAAGTGACATGTGATTGGTCCTATTCACGTGCATTTACACGTATACACACTTGTGCGCATCCTTGCGCGTTCGTCCGATGTGCCCTACATTTTCAAAGACAATGAGGAGAGAATCACAATGATAGAGCTGCAAAACATCAAAAAGGTGAACAGAAAAGGCGAAAAGACGTAGTTCAGGGCGTAGAACGACCCGCTTGccaagagaataaaaaagatgttgatgaggaaggaaaacaaaaagttGAATTT is drawn from Plasmodium knowlesi strain H genome assembly, chromosome: 7 and contains these coding sequences:
- a CDS encoding replication protein A1, small fragment; this encodes MSENDLLFRISQITTYVSKWIIKAKVVNKTKLSTFKNNNSFFSIDVTDVHGDSISCKFWGSSADKWFNNIEMKKVYIFSKGRVSIANPKYNTVKHKYELTFNEDSEIHEVKDDGEIKIQKKISLVNLRDIKIATKETPFTADLIGIVKHIGTVSNLKTKQGNDIAKQNIIIVDDTKHSFEIAFWDSNVNLIKDEIKENEIYIFTNINIRNWNDMKNGTFGVTSSIEKIENLNEELKAKCTMISEWYNTNGKYEQFTNMRNILSNDVSQIPEKHYALSDVNDVLAKISGTYTLVGRVKRIYWKSKENEHRFYYPACSKCKKKLLSSGQENVTDNDYETNANDEEGIVYSCMNCDENNVKPYYNYTFNFLFMDFSGSMNIRVFSDEGYNLLGKKAEELKGLDEDNLNYLFNYDFLYKEYKVVVRVNQRLYNGIERVNFTAIKIFPQKHSDISYLLNEIQLLISKDNTPNKNKRALNDDSQDAKKQKV
- a CDS encoding bacterial histone-like protein, putative, with protein sequence MYRIWCLLFFAFEFVYSRRAFINVHKNNIINNKLGVNNTYNKNALYQSSSKVPISQAITKKQIIEEVSMETKESKKTVEKIMNGIFDNIYKHLENNEKIYIHKFGMYYNIFRKKRCIKNMRTKEDIHIESSHMPHFKFSKIFRDLIKVNVKAKKGDEEDEENDMNEENMNMGNINESFNENVNEKLIY
- a CDS encoding ubiquitin specific protease, putative, whose protein sequence is MIKDNKITIENLNYKLINQVNVENEANKICEIDQHVDKTASYLNSDVVFEKAAYGIKNFMNKSHSADSMENGEMSPNNVLLQKQSVNYVNKVSEETFDEINQRGSRSSGASFHAHINDDIMKYVNNISRDINSANDCEIGTCNNLSDVHMLNDAHIHEGEGVCDDASSGKVNLATLNNATDGDNDHNATSSIIQKCNREGHFDRHSDGNRATSSDPSNGHSVESINNLVDPISGKRIMTPGGDESPSRHDHSECTPTPMDEKIFERSKNENSVLNMTSIHREINVDLTSTEEETQKGNPEIIPPEGNKLKIFKNYSHYEIMNVLCSNFDKERSSEYSLYPADVPRSEKKMNDDKNLNEENESVKVKISTHDDLHPPSTDHSQIVTHSGNTNSSTKKKKEILQLLLRNVETKELDDIEKNLSFLKRMQQYFYQKYINIKFPDDSNDYHYYIHLDWFNKLKAFIFTPNGEFPGCITNYKLYNAEESDNESFSSYMLNKKHMKRNLKEGKDYICTNQYMWRFLHFMFRGGPCIKRNSNNIYDRYVPISNSDLMNKNIIYLMEPKYVDNLFSTFNYSKEEQRGDTTHSGSSLDGAQNSLVGGVSPSVISSPSSPITAQAASAGEAVRENRTKQCAHNYYEFLHFYGLKEKEYSSSFFLEYDESNRRSMNKMINLKNKNSYESVYSFYSNENDTLSDSAIVHEDHGNNTKCNLSELSEKENPSEKEKNDNNFSVFSGPNGTGVTSLENVHVNVNVGRAVFPPTHLARKLCDNVRSTALGDNDGNSNENGGSSSGHRGSADGKEGTNNGNGCTNNNNSSNSNNGNNSNNSNSSNNSNNNNNSNNNNNSNNNNNSNNNNNNNDKDKNNDSNNNEENAKEEDPQEDPKEREEEKQESTGEAIPPRDVKTENESNNATSYFGPKANIKVPTILSGNCTYTKSNASKDNNNKSGNPSDNQPSTSTKAILNSPPKKNSLGCHSSNGNEIYKSCEEYNADNGDEASSNGYLTSTETESKGTTDNSVKSATSSPKDKDEPKEGAGNGPICKGENKQRRGSHSNANGDIPKIVSTEKNGVTVDEKRAKRKEYEQNFNANKQPTNGGSNRVLDRLNTALDNANLMLKEYSSYSSNSSSYRGSSRGSSIESSQNNSSSASNSGSNSERSNFSIRNRPVPNRNMYQDKERMKNILLGSNPKRESEFNNNSLSMITTKEQPAGLVNYSATCYINVVLQCLAVQFKLIYTLQNYVNVKYKNLNISSEDTDNMNSSFINKNFFTNSIPFNLFGNNNKKKDEDLLLSLSNKLFQLSKMHNKGKVINVNKLLNLLNDKYSYLFEYNEQQDCHEFLLLLFDFIHNMMKVVDESVDKNNKIDYCLKKEQSIISDLFLGLIEEKISCSQCSYVNYVYQPVYNLSVNVFKKNAENNLNDNLVEYFKKEEVNSTCEKCKCKKMFKHSCVYKQPNVLIVHLIRLLEDGSKIDNPIKFDLNDFTVQNVLKKKNGQFIENPRKYSLFGVIVHRGLNSNYGHYICYTKRKHSNGATVWYKFDDSIVTVVDVSEVESAKAYCLFYEAVN